In one Nitrospirota bacterium genomic region, the following are encoded:
- a CDS encoding phenylacetate--CoA ligase, translated as MIWDKKAECMPAKEREKLQLERLQAIVRYAYERVPFYKKRFAAAKFKPSDIKTLGDIRKIPFTEKADLREVYPFGMFAVPQSEIVEVHSSSGTTGTPVVVGYTRNDIDLWGEVVARALTMAGAGRGDLIQNGYGYGLFTGGLGVHYGAQKIGAVVVPISAGQTKRQIQVMADFGTTILTCTPSYALYLAEALEEEGVSKKKIKLKAGVFGAEMWTERMRNEIEKRFKLHALNIYGLTEIIGPGVAQECMAKTGSHIAEDHFFPEIIAPDTREPLPEGEKGELVLTTLTREGMPVIRFRTKDITSLTRDVCDCGRTTVKMDRITGRSDDMLKVRGVIVFPSKIEKALLSVKGIEPHYQIFVTRPHHLDEVEVKVEVSKKVFSDEVRHMEELRRKLEKAVDEAIGLRVKVTLVEPKSLPRSEGKAKRVFDQRQL; from the coding sequence ATGATCTGGGACAAAAAGGCCGAGTGCATGCCGGCGAAAGAGCGTGAGAAGCTGCAGCTCGAACGGCTGCAGGCCATCGTGAGATACGCGTATGAGCGCGTGCCCTTCTACAAAAAGCGGTTCGCCGCCGCGAAGTTCAAACCTTCGGACATAAAGACCCTCGGCGACATCAGGAAGATTCCCTTCACCGAGAAGGCGGACCTCCGGGAGGTCTACCCCTTCGGCATGTTCGCCGTGCCGCAGAGCGAGATCGTCGAGGTGCACAGCTCCTCGGGCACGACCGGCACGCCCGTGGTCGTGGGCTACACGAGGAACGATATCGACCTCTGGGGCGAAGTCGTGGCCCGTGCCCTCACGATGGCGGGCGCGGGGCGGGGGGATCTCATCCAGAACGGGTACGGCTACGGCCTCTTCACCGGAGGCCTCGGCGTGCACTACGGCGCGCAGAAGATCGGCGCCGTCGTCGTACCCATATCGGCGGGCCAGACCAAGCGGCAGATACAGGTCATGGCCGACTTCGGCACCACCATTCTCACCTGTACGCCGTCGTATGCGCTCTATCTTGCCGAAGCCCTGGAGGAAGAGGGGGTCAGCAAGAAGAAGATCAAATTGAAGGCAGGGGTCTTCGGCGCCGAGATGTGGACGGAGCGCATGCGGAACGAGATCGAGAAGCGCTTCAAGCTGCATGCCCTGAATATCTACGGCCTCACCGAGATCATCGGCCCCGGCGTGGCCCAGGAGTGCATGGCCAAGACCGGCTCGCATATTGCCGAGGACCACTTCTTTCCCGAAATCATCGCACCCGATACCCGCGAGCCGCTCCCCGAGGGAGAGAAGGGCGAGCTCGTGCTCACCACGCTCACCCGCGAGGGCATGCCGGTCATACGCTTCAGGACCAAGGATATCACCTCCCTCACGCGGGATGTCTGCGACTGCGGCAGGACCACGGTCAAGATGGACCGGATCACCGGCCGGAGCGACGACATGCTCAAGGTCAGGGGCGTCATCGTCTTCCCTTCCAAGATCGAAAAGGCGCTCCTCTCGGTGAAGGGCATCGAGCCGCACTACCAGATTTTCGTAACCCGGCCGCACCACCTCGACGAGGTCGAGGTGAAGGTGGAGGTATCGAAGAAGGTCTTCTCCGACGAGGTCAGGCATATGGAGGAGCTCAGGAGGAAGCTCGAGAAGGCTGTTGACGAGGCGATCGGCCTGCGGGTCAAGGTGACGCTCGTCGAGCCGAAGAGCCTCCCGCGGAGCGAGGGCAAGGCGAAGCGCGTCTTCGATCAAAGACAACTCTAA
- a CDS encoding ACT domain-containing protein — MKVQQISIFLENRKGRLLEALETIGRAKINIRALSIADTSEFGILRLIVPDPDKAKRVLEKNKFTVRENEVIAVEVSDRPGGLAEVLRALSDAGLNVEYMYAFVEKKGEKAVVVLRTENINAGIRALKKAKITMLGAKELYKL, encoded by the coding sequence ATGAAGGTACAGCAGATATCGATATTCCTGGAGAACAGAAAGGGCAGGCTCCTCGAGGCGCTCGAGACGATCGGCAGGGCGAAGATCAATATCCGCGCCCTCTCGATCGCCGACACCTCGGAATTCGGCATCCTCCGGCTCATCGTCCCTGATCCCGACAAGGCCAAGAGGGTCCTCGAAAAGAATAAATTCACCGTCCGGGAGAACGAGGTGATCGCCGTCGAAGTCTCGGACCGGCCGGGCGGCCTCGCGGAAGTCCTGAGGGCGCTCAGCGATGCGGGCCTCAATGTGGAATACATGTACGCCTTTGTCGAGAAGAAGGGCGAAAAGGCTGTGGTGGTACTCCGCACCGAAAATATCAATGCCGGCATCAGGGCCCTCAAGAAGGCGAAGATCACGATGCTGGGCGCAAAAGAGCTTTACAAACTCTAG
- a CDS encoding C-GCAxxG-C-C family protein, whose translation MIHERLSRRDVLGAAGAAAAGAVLAHLGGSLSKAEAKAGAAEKWPWPYVKLDPVTTAELAYKEWYRVFCGAAVISSVFSQLREKVGEPYTSFPVDAFIFLEGGMSGWGTICGSNAGANIVTNLILGPRTTGSEDGMLMGSELLQWYSDAMMPVYTPRDPRVKADIQKTVSTSPLCHVSVGRWMKAAGKELGSPERRDRCARVTASVAHRLVELLNTWKDEKYETAGTVPSKAFGITAQQNCGDCHSKGVPTPPMAKKQ comes from the coding sequence ATGATACATGAACGTTTGTCAAGAAGAGATGTCTTGGGCGCTGCCGGTGCTGCGGCAGCAGGAGCGGTCCTGGCTCACCTGGGCGGGTCGCTGTCGAAAGCGGAGGCGAAAGCGGGCGCCGCCGAGAAGTGGCCGTGGCCGTATGTGAAGCTGGACCCCGTGACGACCGCGGAGCTCGCCTACAAGGAGTGGTACCGGGTGTTCTGCGGGGCTGCGGTCATCAGCAGCGTATTCAGCCAGCTCAGGGAGAAGGTCGGAGAACCGTACACCTCGTTTCCGGTCGATGCGTTCATCTTCCTCGAAGGCGGCATGTCGGGATGGGGGACCATCTGCGGCTCGAACGCAGGGGCCAATATCGTTACGAACCTGATCCTCGGGCCGAGGACCACGGGGTCCGAGGACGGCATGCTGATGGGGAGTGAGCTGCTGCAGTGGTACTCCGACGCCATGATGCCGGTGTATACTCCCCGGGACCCCAGGGTGAAAGCGGATATACAGAAGACCGTCAGCACCTCCCCGCTCTGCCATGTCTCGGTCGGCAGATGGATGAAGGCTGCCGGCAAAGAGCTGGGGAGCCCCGAGCGGAGGGACCGGTGCGCGCGAGTCACGGCGAGCGTCGCCCATCGACTCGTCGAGCTCCTGAATACCTGGAAAGACGAGAAGTACGAGACAGCGGGGACCGTCCCCTCGAAGGCGTTCGGCATCACCGCCCAGCAGAACTGCGGCGATTGCCACAGCAAAGGCGTACCGACGCCGCCTATGGCGAAAAAGCAGTGA